In Planktothrix sp. FACHB-1365, the genomic stretch AATATGGTGCTGGTATTGAAGTCAAAATGTCTCCAAGTTCTACTATTCGTAAGAAAGGAACAGTGCAAAGGGGACAAGTAGAAATTTTTCCTCAGTCCAAAAAATATGATAAAGGAAACATGACCCTGGTTGTAACTTGTAATCGTAAATGGGCAAATCCAGATGAAATTGTAATGCAACGTTATGCCTTAGTTGCTTCCATTAGCCATTCCAATCCTCAAGTTGATTTATATAATCCTATTCAAGTCCAGATTGCCCAAAGGAATAGAGAGAGAACACGAGCAAGAGTTTAATTAATGGTATATTTATTATGGATTTTTCCTCATCAGGCTTAACGATTACGTAATTGAAGAGGATTACAGAAATTGAATAGGGTTTGAGATTCCCTATTCCAAAGCGTTAATCAATTTTCAATTCCCTATCCATCACAATAAACCTCGATACCGAATAAACAATAAAATCGCCGCCCATGATCCTAACGCCACTTTAATTGCTACTAAAATATTTAATAATGGAATAGCACCCCCACTAAAAAGCCCTCCTAACTCTCCATGTGGTAACTCGAATCCTGCTAAAGTAACCACCGATAATACAATAAAAGTTAACACCGAAATCTTTTCCCAATCTGCGGCTAAATACCGTTTATAAATCTTTTGCATCCACTCAGGAGAAGAGGTAATTGCTACTAAACCGATCGCAGTTCCCCCCGCCACTCCTGCTGCAAAACCGCCCCCCGGACTCAGATGACCCCGAATAGCTAATTCTACCCCAACTAACGCGCTAATTGTTGCTCCCAAACGCGCTAAAACAATTGAAGCTTCATCGGTAAACTGATAGATTTTAGGAACAGGTTGATCAGTTTTTAAAAGAAAATAAACCCCCATAATTGAGATTGTAAATACGATGACTTCAAAAATCGTATCGTAAAGCCGATTTCTTAAAATAATTGCCGTTACTGCATTGGGAATTCCACTATCTTTAATAATGGATTCCACAATCGTCAAAGTTGGTAAATCTCCAACGGGATTTGGCATCACTAAAAACTTAATATAAATTGCAATAACCGCTAGAATATAAACCCATTTCATTAATGTTCCTCCCCTGATTTTGATAAATTAAAATAAGTTAAACGAGTATCTAACAAGGACAATTGAGTTTGCATTACCTGATAAAGCCGTTGAATTCGAGTTAAGGTGTGATAACCTTGGGGTTTCTCATCATTCATACAAACGGCATGAACTTCTTTATCTATCAACGCTTGCTTTAACGCTTTCTCATCGGGATAGGTCACTAACTCCAAACGCAGATGATATTTGTTAAACACTTTTCTAAACTGTTCTAATAGTTGGCTAAATTTCCCTTCCTTTGCCTCTTTTTCTAAGTCCTGTAACACTCCCAAACGCACGACTAACGAGGAACGCACCGCCACCGCATACAAGGTAATTGCCAACATTGTCCCCACTAATGCTTCGGTTAAAGCAACGTCCGGCGCTCCTAAAACGGTGTAAAGTAAGGCTGCGATCGCCCCCAAAATCCCCCGCACCACCAAAGCATGATAAGGGTTCTCCTCAAACACTAACATCGTCGCCGCTAAGGGTAACAAAGACGCGATCACAACAACATAGTTATCGTTCATGATTACTCCTCATTATTAGAACAGTAAGCTAACACATAACCTAGCATCGTATTCCACAGCATCAGAGAAATCAGGGCTAAAATCAACAATGGCCATTCTCTGGGAATTTTCACCAACAACCCCAGAACAATTAGCATTGATCCCAGGGTATCGGCGACAGTCAGGGTATGGAGTTTAAATAACACTGAGCGCAAACCCAATAATGGTAAGGTTCCCCAAAACCAGAACACCAGACCGACAGCCATTAACCCATAACTTAAGATATCAATCATCGGTAATTCATCCTTTTTAAAAGTTGAGCAAGTAACATAAATCCGGCATTGCCAACGGTGAGAATGATCACTCCGGCAATTCCAATCATCCAATCATCTCTTAAAACCGAGACAACCAGAATCATCATCGAACTTTTAGTGGCGATACTGGCAAAGGCTAACATCTTCTCCCAGACATCATCTTCTTGCCAACAGGCTTCATAAAGGGGAATTAACAACGCGATAATCATGGCAATCAAAACCCAATTCATGGCAGTTTCCTCCGTTGCACCCGATGAACGGCATACCATCCATCTTCGTGATATTTCAAAACAATGGTTTTTGGGGTAAAGGTAATTAGAAAAATATCTAAAAAGATCAGTCCGGGTGTCCGTCGCGGTTTGACTCTTTCCATAATGATTTCCTCCTCGTTATGGGGACGAAAAATCATTTCAATTGCCTCCAAATAAGCTTGGGGAATCGCTACTACAATTTCACCTAAAACCCGCAGCCAATCTTTTAATGCGGTGGGTGTTTTTTTGAGTCCGGGTATTAAAAAAGCGATCGCCACCCCAATCATAATATTGGTGATAGTGAAATTCGCTGTTAACAAAAACCAAATAGTTAATCGTAATATCAGATTCAGATATCCAATCATGCCAATACCATCCAAAATAATAGGATTAACATCACACTCATCACCCCCATCAAATGATCAATTTGTTCAAGCATCCGGGGAAGTTTGAGGGAGATTTTTTGAATAATGAAATAATAAATCAACCATCCCAGGAAAATTGTTGCTAACGGTTTAATCGTATTCGCAAGGGTATATGCGTCGTAATAAGCTACATTTGCTACTACCAACCCCGCCAATAACAAAATCAACCCAGGCCAAAAACTAGGCCGGATTTTATCTTCTCCCCCACGCGGTAAAAAAATAAATTTGGCAAAGGAGATCGCGGTTCCCAATGCAGCAAGATTCATGCCGATTACTTGCCAAGGTAACAGATTTTTCATCGTTAATACCTTCGCCCCAAAACCGGACAATAGGGGAAAACCGGATATTGAGAAACTTGCGATCGCGAGTGCTACCCACAAACGAGTATTGATCGGGGTGTGATGCAGTTCTTTAAAACTCCGACTCGGTAAAACCCCGGAAATTAGAAATAAAGCAGATTTAACTAAGCCATGAGTGAGGGCATAAAATCCCCCCACTTCCGGTGCTGCGAGTACAAATCCTAACTGGGATATGGTATGAAACGCTAACATCCGCTTCGTATCCTTTTCAAACATGGCATAGAACACCCCCAGCAACGCAGTTCCTACCCCAAAAATCCGAATAATCGGGTCAAGTTCACCCACCGTTAGAGCGATCCGCACCATTGGGAACACTCCCGCTTTCACCACCACCCCCGACATTAACGCCGATACAGGGCTTTCTGATTCCGAGTGGGTTAAAGGTAGCCACAGTCCCGATACAAAAATACCTCCTTTAACTAATAATCCCAATAAAATCAAAGCCACCGCTTCCGGTGGGACTCCCTGTAACCCAGAAAAGGCAAAGGAGTGATGGGTTTGATAGACTAACACCGCCCCGACTAAATAAAACAGCATGGCGACGTTACTAACAAATAAATAGCGTAACCCCACCCAAATTGACCGATCTGATCGCGGATAAGCAATGAGGAGAAAAGTGGCAATACTAATCACCTCTAACGCTACATATAAACTGATTAAATCCGCACAAACAAAAGCGGCATTTACACTGCCATGTAGAATAATTGCTTGAGTGTAGAAAAACGTGCTTTTATTCGTGTGCCAACAGTAGAGAATAACGGCGGCGGTGACTAATCCATTGGTTAAGATAAAATAACCACTAAGAGAATCGATTAGTAAAGTAACACCGAAGTTATCAAGTAACTGGATCGCTAGGGGAGATGAATTAACACATTGATATAAACCATAAGCGACGGAAATAAACGCGACAAATAATGTAAAAAATCGATCTAGTTTGGGAACTAGATAAATTGTAAATCCAGCCAAAAAAGGTAACGCAATCCAAACAATGGTAGGGGTAATCATGGGGTGTTATTTTTCTCGATCTCGTTGGTTTCCAAAGTGGGATTATCCCGTGCGAGTTTCATAGCGCCAACCAACATTAACGCTTGAATTGAAAGACCGATAACAATAGCGGTTAAAATCACGGCTTGGGGAACTGGATCAGAATAAGTGCCATTTCGGACATCGGAAAAAATCGGGGTTAATAAACCGCCTCGTGATGCAATCAGTACATAGTAGGCAATTACACCCGTACTCATGATGTCCATTGCGATGATCTTCATCAGCAGGTTTCGTTTTAAGATAATTCCGAAAAACCCGCACAAAATTGTTGCAAAAACAAAGGCTTCTAACACGAGAGTCAGTTTGGCTAAGGGTAATTTTTAATTAAATTTGAAAGACAGGAGGGCTGATTTGTTTGGATCAGCGATAGTGATTTGCAAGGATTCAACCTCCCTGATTGAACTGCAAATAATCATTTTGATGTTTGCACAGTTTGGTGCTGATACATGAACCCACAAATAATGCCCAAATATATTTGGCTCTAAAAAAACGAGTTAAATTAAATATAACTCTATAGCAACAACAGTCTAGTTGTCAAGACCGTTGGCCATACCGACTCAATTTTTTCTATTCTTCTTACTTATACTAGAAAAAAAGCTATGAAGAATGAGGCGCAGGGAGAAAGAGGTTAGTAGGAACCAGGAACAATAGCTAAGTCGGTTTTTGGATCGAATAAATGGATTTTTTCAGGTGTTATGGTTAACCAAATTTTTTCACCGGGTACGAGTTGAGTTTCGGCTGGGATTCTTACTTGTAAGGAAGAATTTAGGTTATTTTCTCCTAATAAATGTACCCATAATAATGTTTCATGGCCTAACGCTTCCAAACGGTCTACAATCACAGGTAAATTTTTAGTTGCTGGACAACTGACAATTAAATGTTCTGGTCTAATTCCTAATATTAATTTTTGGTTATTATAGGAAGATAAAACCGTTTCCCAAATATCGGGTAAGGTTAAACGAAATTGAGGATGGGTAATTAATAACGGTGCAGTGAATTGAACGGGAATAAAGTTCATGGGGGGAGATCCAATAAACTCGGCTACAAAACGATTAGCTGGACGATTATACAGTTCTAAAGGGGGAGCAACTTGTTGAATTCTTCCTTGGTTCATCACCGCAATTCGAGAACCCATTGTCATGGCTTCTACTTGATCATGGGTAACATAAATGGTTGTTGTGCCTAATTTTTTTTGTAATTCTACAATTTGGGCGCGGGTTTCCGTTCTTAATTTTGCATCTAAATTAGATAACGGTTCATCCATTAAGAATACTTGAGGATTTCTAGCCATAGCTCGACCTAATGCAACCCGTTGTTTTTGTCCCCCCGATAATTGTTTGGGATATCGATCTAATAACGATTCAATTTGTAATAATTTGGCAACGGTTAAGACTCTTTCGGATACGGCTTTTTCTCGTTCTGAAATATAGCGGAATTGAGAAGAAAGCGATCGCGTTATTCTAACGATTATATCTTCTAACCACAATGGAGCAAAGATTTGATAGTCTCCTAGGGTAACGGATAATTGTTGATGGAAAGAAGTTGTAGAGGTTGTTTTTTCAACGATTAAAGGTTGTTGAGGTTCGGTTTCTCGATAGGAACGACGCAGGCCAAAAGCCAAGTTATCATAGACTTTTAAATGCGGATATAACGCATAGTTTTGAAAGACCATAGCAATATCACGGGCTTTCGGGGGTAATTCATTCACTAAGGTATTCCCAATATAAATATTACCTCCGGTAATGGTTTCTAATCCTGCAATTAACCGTAATAAGGTACTTTTTCCACAACCGGATGGCCCCACTAAAACCATAAATTCGCCATCAAATATTTGCAGATAAACTCGTTTTAAAACCGCTTGACGAGTTGGGGTTGACTCTTGAAGTTCTGATGATTTTGTTTCCTCGGAGGCGTTTTGACGACGAGTGGGGAAACTTTTATAAATATTATCTAAAATAACTTCTGCCATTTTAATTTAACCTACTTTTATGTTAGGGCAGGTTCTTCCCAATTTAGGGAATAAACCTTTAACTGTTTTAAACCTGCCTTTTTTAGCTGATGATTTGTTGGTGCGTGCGCTTTGCTTACGCACCCTACGGTTTGATGGAGATAATTTTTGGTGCGTGCGCTTTGCTTACGCACCCTACGGTTTGATGGAGATAATTTTTTCATCGGGTTTGAGTTTAAAAAGGCGATCTCCTGTACTATCTTTGGGTGAGAGATGAATTTCATCGGTGGGAATATGAACAATGCGATTTTCACTGGTTAAAAGATGAACCTGTTTATGGGGTTTAGCAGGTGCAATTCCCACTAAGCTATCATTGGGGGATTTAAAATTGAGCATGGAAATTCCAATTCCGCCTCGGTTACTACTGCGAATGTGTTCCATCGAAATGCGTTTAATATAACCTTGTTCTGTGACTAATAATAAACTGCCTTTGGGTGATAAAGTAACACACCCCACTAAATGTTCTTTTTGTCGTAACCGAGTGGCTTGAGATCCTTGGGCGACTTTCCCCATAGGTGGGAGTTGTTCATCATTAATATCAAGGCGTAATATTCGCCCTCCAGAGGTGGCTATTACCACTTTTTCATCGGGTTTAGAAAGGGTAGCAAAACATAATTCATCATCATCTTTTAGTTTAACAATGGTACTGCCTCGGTTGGTTAATTCCGTTAATTCTGCTAAGGGTAAACGTTTAATTTTACCTTGTTGAGTTAAGGTAATTAAATCTGTTTTATCGGGAAACGCGGATAATAAAAATTGAGCAATAATTAAGTCTTGG encodes the following:
- a CDS encoding cation:proton antiporter gives rise to the protein MITPTIVWIALPFLAGFTIYLVPKLDRFFTLFVAFISVAYGLYQCVNSSPLAIQLLDNFGVTLLIDSLSGYFILTNGLVTAAVILYCWHTNKSTFFYTQAIILHGSVNAAFVCADLISLYVALEVISIATFLLIAYPRSDRSIWVGLRYLFVSNVAMLFYLVGAVLVYQTHHSFAFSGLQGVPPEAVALILLGLLVKGGIFVSGLWLPLTHSESESPVSALMSGVVVKAGVFPMVRIALTVGELDPIIRIFGVGTALLGVFYAMFEKDTKRMLAFHTISQLGFVLAAPEVGGFYALTHGLVKSALFLISGVLPSRSFKELHHTPINTRLWVALAIASFSISGFPLLSGFGAKVLTMKNLLPWQVIGMNLAALGTAISFAKFIFLPRGGEDKIRPSFWPGLILLLAGLVVANVAYYDAYTLANTIKPLATIFLGWLIYYFIIQKISLKLPRMLEQIDHLMGVMSVMLILLFWMVLA
- a CDS encoding ABC transporter ATP-binding protein; its protein translation is MAEVILDNIYKSFPTRRQNASEETKSSELQESTPTRQAVLKRVYLQIFDGEFMVLVGPSGCGKSTLLRLIAGLETITGGNIYIGNTLVNELPPKARDIAMVFQNYALYPHLKVYDNLAFGLRRSYRETEPQQPLIVEKTTSTTSFHQQLSVTLGDYQIFAPLWLEDIIVRITRSLSSQFRYISEREKAVSERVLTVAKLLQIESLLDRYPKQLSGGQKQRVALGRAMARNPQVFLMDEPLSNLDAKLRTETRAQIVELQKKLGTTTIYVTHDQVEAMTMGSRIAVMNQGRIQQVAPPLELYNRPANRFVAEFIGSPPMNFIPVQFTAPLLITHPQFRLTLPDIWETVLSSYNNQKLILGIRPEHLIVSCPATKNLPVIVDRLEALGHETLLWVHLLGENNLNSSLQVRIPAETQLVPGEKIWLTITPEKIHLFDPKTDLAIVPGSY
- a CDS encoding Na+/H+ antiporter subunit E yields the protein MIGYLNLILRLTIWFLLTANFTITNIMIGVAIAFLIPGLKKTPTALKDWLRVLGEIVVAIPQAYLEAIEMIFRPHNEEEIIMERVKPRRTPGLIFLDIFLITFTPKTIVLKYHEDGWYAVHRVQRRKLP
- a CDS encoding Na(+)/H(+) antiporter subunit B, with translation MKWVYILAVIAIYIKFLVMPNPVGDLPTLTIVESIIKDSGIPNAVTAIILRNRLYDTIFEVIVFTISIMGVYFLLKTDQPVPKIYQFTDEASIVLARLGATISALVGVELAIRGHLSPGGGFAAGVAGGTAIGLVAITSSPEWMQKIYKRYLAADWEKISVLTFIVLSVVTLAGFELPHGELGGLFSGGAIPLLNILVAIKVALGSWAAILLFIRYRGLL
- a CDS encoding DUF4040 domain-containing protein, with translation MNDNYVVVIASLLPLAATMLVFEENPYHALVVRGILGAIAALLYTVLGAPDVALTEALVGTMLAITLYAVAVRSSLVVRLGVLQDLEKEAKEGKFSQLLEQFRKVFNKYHLRLELVTYPDEKALKQALIDKEVHAVCMNDEKPQGYHTLTRIQRLYQVMQTQLSLLDTRLTYFNLSKSGEEH
- a CDS encoding monovalent cation/H(+) antiporter subunit G, whose amino-acid sequence is MIDILSYGLMAVGLVFWFWGTLPLLGLRSVLFKLHTLTVADTLGSMLIVLGLLVKIPREWPLLILALISLMLWNTMLGYVLAYCSNNEE
- a CDS encoding cation:proton antiporter subunit C; the encoded protein is MLEAFVFATILCGFFGIILKRNLLMKIIAMDIMSTGVIAYYVLIASRGGLLTPIFSDVRNGTYSDPVPQAVILTAIVIGLSIQALMLVGAMKLARDNPTLETNEIEKNNTP